The following DNA comes from Rhodanobacter sp. AS-Z3.
GCCGATTGCCTCGCGCTACCACGGCAGTTTTCGTCCCAGTCACCTGAAGCCCGTGCACGACGTCACCCGCATCACCACGTACACGATTGGCCGCGTGGTCCACTACGGCAACATCGTGGCGAGCTATCGTCGTTCGCGCAAAGCGCCTACCCTGTTCGAAGGCAGTTCGACGCGCTGACGCGATCGAGCCACGCCTGACGGAGCACCCGTTCGATGCGCGACATGCAACATGAAGTGGTCATTCTCGGCGGCGGTCTCGCCGGGCTGTGCCTGGCGCTGCAACTGCGCGGCGAGTTCCCCGACATGGACATCATGGTGCTGGAGCGCAAGCCGCACCCGGTGACCGCGTCCGCGCACAAGGTGGGCGAGTCCACCGTGGAAATTGGCGCGCACTATTTCGGACACACGCTGGGCCTGCGCGGGCATCTGGAAAGTGCGCACATCCGCAAGTTCGGCTTCCGCTTTTTCTTCTGCGACGGCCGCGAGGATCTGGCCGCTGTGACCGAACTGGGCGTGCGCAAGGTATTGCCCACGCCGAGCTATCAGATCGATCGCGGCATCTTCGAAAATTTTCTTGGTGAGGAGGCGCGCCGACGCGGCATTGTGTTCCGCGACAGCGTGCGCGTGACCAAGTTCACCTTGGGCAGCCAGGGCAATCTGCACCGCGTGCACTTCAGCGTAGCCGATGGCAGCGAGCACGTGCTCGACGCACGTTGGTTGCTGGATGCCTCCGGTCGCGCCGGACTGATCCGGCGCAAGCTGGAACTCACTCGCGACAACGGCCATCACGCCAACGCCGTGTGGTTTCGGCTGGATGACCGGATCAGCATTGACGGCTGGTGCGACGACGCCGAGTGGCAGGGCCGCTGCACACCCGCCGAACGCTGGCGTTCGACCAATCACTTGTGCGGCCCGGGCTACTGGACCTGGTTGATTCCGCTGGCTTCCGGCGCCCACTCGGTCGGTATCGTCGCCGATGCGGCGATGCATACGCTGGAATCGATGAACACTTTCGAACGTGCCCAGACGTGGCTGACCCAACACCAGCCCGCGCTTGCGCGCGAGGTGGCTCAGCGGCAGGACAAGCTGCTCGACTTCGCCTTCTTCCGTGATTACTCCTACAGCTGCAGCCGCATGTTCAGCGCCGATCGCTGGGCGCTCACCGGCGAGGCTGGCGCCTTTCTCGATCCGTTCTATTCGCCCGGCAGCGACTTCATCGCAATCAGCAACACCTACATCACCGAACTGATCCGGCACGATCGCGCAGGCAAACCGCTGGCACCTTACGTGCGCCTGTACGAGCGCCTGTTCTTCTCGTTCTACGAGAGCACGCTGGCGCTCTACCGAAATCAATATCCCTTGCTCGGCAACGCCGAGGTGCTGCCGATAAAGGTGATCTGGGATTACACCTATTACTGGGGCGTGCTGTGCCAGTTGGTGTTCCAGCAGCGACTGACCGACGCGGCGCTGTTCGCCGAACTCGGCGCCGAGCTGGATGGTGCGCGCCTGCTCAACGAACGCATGCAGGCGTTCTTCGGCCGCTGGCACGCCTGCTCCGCCGGAAGCAATCCGCGCGCGATGCTCGACCAGGGCGACTTGCCGTGGTTTGCGGCGATGAACGCAACCCTGCACGACAGCCTGGACGATGCCGGCGTGCGTACGCGTCTGCGTGAAAACGTGGCGTTGCTGCAAGGTTTGGCCGCGACCATCGTTGAACGCGCTGCTGCCGATGGCAACGATTCACTACGCGACGAAATGAACGACCTCAGCCACGCGCAACAACGACCGGTATTGTTCGAAGCGGCCTGAGCACCGTCGGCAAAACGCGGTCAGCCCATGCCGCCGTTGACGCCGATGACCTGGCCGTTGATATAGCCCGCTGCGTCCGAACACAGAAAGGCCACCAGAGCGGCAACCT
Coding sequences within:
- a CDS encoding tryptophan 7-halogenase, which encodes MRDMQHEVVILGGGLAGLCLALQLRGEFPDMDIMVLERKPHPVTASAHKVGESTVEIGAHYFGHTLGLRGHLESAHIRKFGFRFFFCDGREDLAAVTELGVRKVLPTPSYQIDRGIFENFLGEEARRRGIVFRDSVRVTKFTLGSQGNLHRVHFSVADGSEHVLDARWLLDASGRAGLIRRKLELTRDNGHHANAVWFRLDDRISIDGWCDDAEWQGRCTPAERWRSTNHLCGPGYWTWLIPLASGAHSVGIVADAAMHTLESMNTFERAQTWLTQHQPALAREVAQRQDKLLDFAFFRDYSYSCSRMFSADRWALTGEAGAFLDPFYSPGSDFIAISNTYITELIRHDRAGKPLAPYVRLYERLFFSFYESTLALYRNQYPLLGNAEVLPIKVIWDYTYYWGVLCQLVFQQRLTDAALFAELGAELDGARLLNERMQAFFGRWHACSAGSNPRAMLDQGDLPWFAAMNATLHDSLDDAGVRTRLRENVALLQGLAATIVERAAADGNDSLRDEMNDLSHAQQRPVLFEAA